From Coffea arabica cultivar ET-39 chromosome 9c, Coffea Arabica ET-39 HiFi, whole genome shotgun sequence, one genomic window encodes:
- the LOC113709101 gene encoding uncharacterized protein — MSRICVKNLPKYVGEDRLREFFSQKGEVTDAKLMRTKDGKSRQFGFLGFRTEQEAEEAIKFFHRSFMDTCRITCEIARKIGDPNIPRPWSRHSLKKQEKSSEEGKEVPGSNSSKIANSKEKKKKEKNKKDDGNDDPQLQEFLDVMQPRSKSKLWANDTLTATSTDQRKMIGDKQSEVRKGDQKSKLNESDDEENRSSETLDADKSQNPVHDDVISDMDYFRSRVKKEWSDSEGEDGENEDSYEEGDIENGNSDSRRQTKDEMDIEDEDEEDVQQENDKDGDGEEPVDELIETEGPSSTVEDPKEVLESGRLFVRNLPYTTTEEELEEHFGKFGNVLQVHIVVDKDTKRSKGIAYVLYALPESASRALEELDSSIFQGRLLHVMVAKQNSSSEKQKTNVLTQQSAKTFKQQKVEERKTSEASGNTRSWNSLFMRPDTVVENIARKFGVSKSDLLDKEADDLAVRIALGETQVIAETKKALANAGVNVASLEDFASGKTDGIKRSNHVILVKNLPYGSSEGELANMFGKYGSLDKIILPPSKTLALVVFLEAAEARAAFRGLAYKRYKDAPLYLEWAPANILSQNASSSDGSDDNVVGEHDVKKVLLEQQRGITDADVDPDRVESRSLYVKNLNFKTSDESLKKHFIRHLKEGRVQSVRVKKHVKNGKNVSMGFGFIEFDSMDTAMNVCRDLQGTVLDGHALILQLCHAKKDEQVPKIGENDRSSTKLIVRNVAFEATEKDLKQLFSPFGQIKHLRLPMRFGKHRGFAFVEYVTKQETKNALQALSNTHLYGRHLVLERAKEGESLEELRARTAAQYTDGQSSTKFSKKRKHMAVLDEGSLRFERIAD, encoded by the exons TATGTGTGAAGAATTTGCCGAAGTACGTTGGTGAAGATCGTCTCAGAGAATTCTTCTCCCAAAAGGGTGAAGTTACTGATGCCAAGCTCATGCGTACCAA gGATGGGAAGAGTAGGCAGTTTGGGTTTTTAGGATTTCGAACGGAGCAAGAAGCAGAGGAAGCTATCAAGTTTTTCCATAGGTCTTTCATGGATACTTGTAGAATTACTTGCGAG ATTGCCAGGAAAATTGGTGATCCAAATATTCCACGTCCTTGGAGTAGGCACTCattgaagaaacaagagaaatcATCAGAGGAGGGAAAGGAAGTGCCTGGTTCAAATAGTTCAAAGATTGCAAACtcaaaagagaagaagaaaaaggaaaagaataagaAGGATGATGGCAATGACGATCCTCAGCTTCAGGAATTCCTTGACGTCATGCAGCCACGAAGTAAGTCAAAGTTGTGGGCTAATGATACCCTAACTGCTACCTCAACAGATCAAAGAAAAATGATTGGAGATAAGCAAAGTGAAGTGAGAAAAGGTGACCAGAAATCAAAGTTAAATGAAAGTGATGACGAGGAAAATAGGTCATCTGAGACTCTAGATGCAGATAAATCACAAAATCCAGTTCACGATGATGTTATATCTGATATGGATTATTTCAGAAGTCGAGTAAAGAAAGAGTGGTCAGATTCAGAAGGTGAAGATGGAGAAAATGAGGATAGTTATGAGGAAGGAGATATCGAAAATGGTAACAGTGATTCTCGGAGGCAAACCAAAGATGAAATGGatattgaagatgaagatgaagaagatgtcCAACAAGAAAATGACAAAGATGGAGATGGTGAAGAACCTGTTGACGAACTGATTGAGACTGAAGGACCATCATCAACTGTGGAAGATCCAAAAGAAGTTCTGGAGAGTGGCCGTCTATTTGTCCGTAATTTGCCATATACTACCAC AGAAGAGGAACTTGAAGAGCactttggaaaatttggaaatgTCTTGCAAGTCCATATTGTTGTGGATAAAGATACGAAACGGTCCAAGGGGATTGCTTATGTTCTATATGCGCTTCCAGAATCTGCTTCTAG GGCACTAGAAGAACTGGATAGTTCCATTTTCCAAGGAAGATTACTGCATGTTATGGTGGCAAAACAAAACAGTTCTTCTGAGAAACAAAA GACCAATGTGTTGACTCAACAGTCTGCAAAAACCTTTAAGCAACAGAAGGTGGAGGAGAGGAAGACATCTGAGGCTAGTGGAAATACACGATCATGGAATAGCTTGTTCATGCGCCCTGATACA GTTGTGGAAAATATTGCTCGAAAATTTGGCGTAAGTAAGAGCGACCTTTTAGATAAGGAAGCTGATGACTTGGCTGTTCGTATTGCTCTTGGAGAAACTCAAGTGATTGCGGAGACAAAAAAGGCTTTGGCAAATGCTGGGGTCAATGTTGCTTCCTTGGAGGATTTTGCTTCTGGAAAAACTGATGGTATAAAAAGAAGCAACCATGTTATTTTAGTGAAGAACTTGCCTTATGGATCATCTGAAGGTGAACTAGCTAACATGTTTGGGAAATATGGGAGCCTGGACAAAATAATTTTACCTCCGTCAAAAACCTTGGCTTTG GTTGTCTTCCTTGAAGCGGCTGAAGCACGTGCAGCTTTCAGGGGTTTAGCTTACAAGCGTTACAA AGATGCTCCACTGTACTTGGAATGGGCACCTGCAAACATCCTTAGTCAAAATGCATCATCTTCAGATGGTTCAGATGATAATGTTGTTGGTGAGCATGATGTAAAGAAAGTTTTGTTAGAGCAACAAAGAGGAATTACGGATGCTGACGTTGATCCTGACAGGGTTGAG TCGAGATCTTTGTACGTGAAGAACCTGAACTTCAAAACATCTGATGAGAGCTTGAAAAAGCATTTCATCAGACACCTGAAGGAAGGAAGAGTACAGAGTGTCCGG GTGAAGAAACATGTAAAGAATGGGAAAAATGTTTCTATGGGTTTTGGTTTTATAGAGTTTGATTCCATGGATACAGCAATGAATGTTTGCAGAGATTTACAG GGAACTGTTTTAGATGGGCACGCACTTATTTTGCAACTTTGTCATGCTAAGAAGGACGAACAAGTGCCTAAAATAGGGGAGAATGATAGGAGTTCGACAAAATTAATAGTGAGAAATGTAGCTTTTGAGGCGACGGAGAAAGATCTTAAACAATTATTCAGTCCATTTGGCCAG ATAAAGCATTTGAGGTTGCCAATGAGGTTTGGGAAGCACAGAGGTTTTGCCTTTGTGGAATATGTGACAAAGCAAGAGACAAAGAATGCTCTTCAAGCTCTTTCTAACACCCATCTGTATGGTCGCCATCTG GTTTTGGAGAGGGCAAAAGAAGGTGAGAGCTTAGAGGAACTGCGGGCTCGTACAGCTGCTCAGTACACTGATGGGCAAAGTTCTACTAAATTTTCCAAGAAAAGGAAGCACATGGCTGTCTTGGATGAAGGCAGTCTTAGGTTTGAGAGAATTGCAGATTAG